The region CTGACCGCCGGCGCGCCCGGTTCGGCCGCACTGGCGCTGGCCTTGCAGCAGCGCGTACGCCACATGTCCCTGGCCGAAGTGTTCCGCCTGGAATTCGTGGTGACGCTGCATTGCGCGACGCGCCCGGATTTTGTCGAAGGCATCCGCGCGCTGATCATCGAAAAGGACCAGAAGCCGAAGTGGAATCCCGCCCGCCTGGCCGACGCCACGCCGCAATGGGTGGACGGCTTCTTCGCCGATCCCTGGCCGGCGAGCGAGCATCCGCTGGCCGACCTGGTCTGACCAACTCCTGATTACACCGTGGACGCCTGCAGCCGCTGCTGCAGGCGGTCCAGCGTGCGCACGAAAATGTCCGGATCGTCGACCGCACGGGCCAATACCAACGCGCCCTGAATGCCGGCCAGGATTTCCTCGGTCAGGGCCGCCGCTTCATCGACTTCGTAGCCGCCGCGTTGCAAGGCAGCGTGCAGCGCCGCCGCCCAATCCACGAAATAACTCTTCACCTTGTCGGCAAAGCGATCGCGCACATTGACCAGCGCAAAGACGCCGACCAGGCATACCTTCCTGCCCGACAGGAAATACCGTTTCACTTCGTCGAACATGCGATCGATGCCGGCCATGGCGTCGGCGGTCTCGCGCAAGGGTACAAATACCTCGCGCT is a window of Herbaspirillum hiltneri N3 DNA encoding:
- a CDS encoding TetR/AcrR family transcriptional regulator, translated to MAAGTQRDELIPVLAEIFRAYGYEGASLARITEGTGLGKGSLYNLFPGGKDEMANAVLSHIDGWFQREVFVPLRETADAMAGIDRMFDEVKRYFLSGRKVCLVGVFALVNVRDRFADKVKSYFVDWAAALHAALQRGGYEVDEAAALTEEILAGIQGALVLARAVDDPDIFVRTLDRLQQRLQASTV